The sequence GTCATACATTTTGAGGGCATTTCCAACGGAACGGATGTCAATGGCTCAGGCCTTAAACGGTACCAGGTGGAAAATGGCCTTAAGTTAAGGGAAAAATGGGCAGCTGAATTCAAACTGCAAAGTGAAAATGACGGGAATCCCGATGTATTCCGGGCCAGGGAGAGAAGCCAGGGCAAAGACATCATTCTGGTAGTGGATCATTATGTTCCCACCTATGACCGGGATGCCGGTTCCAAGACCACCTTCCAGTATTTGAAGATGTTTTTGGAAAAGGGCTACGTTGTAAAGTTCCTGGGAGATAATTTCCTCCATGAGGAACCTTATTCCACCGCTTTGCAGCAGATGGGAATTGAGATTCTTTACGGCAAGGAATTCCAGGTGAAAATCTGGGACTGGCTAAAGGAGCATGGAGACGATATCAAGGTAGCTTATTTGAACCGTCCCCATATTGCTACAAAGTATGTAGATTTTATCAAAGATAAGACAAACATTAAGATGATCTATTATGGGCATGATCTGCACTTCTTAAGGGAAGGCCGGGAGTATGAACTGACCGGAGATCCTAAGAAAAGGGAGTCCTCTGAATACTGGAGGTCCGTGGAGCTTCGCCTGATGAGAAAGGCTGCGGTATCCTATTATCCATCCTATGTGGAACGGGAGGCCATTCATGAGATAGAGCCGACCATCCATGTAAAAGCCATTGTGGCCTATGTTTACGAAAAGTTCTTAAACCACATTCCTGATAACTTTGAAAAGAGGGAAGGGCTCTTGTTTGTAGGAGGATTTGCCCATCCGCCTAACGCAGATGCAGTTTTGTGGTTTGCACAGGAAATATTCCCTCTGATCCGGGAACAGCTTCCCATTGATTTCTATATCGTGGGTTCCAAGGTAACGGATGAAATCAAGGCTTTGGAGCAGCCGGGCAGCGGAATCATTGTAAAGGGATTCGTATCAGAAGAGGAACTGACAAGACTTTATTCAAGCTGCCGGGTAGTCGTAGTGCCTTTGCGTTACGGCGCAGGAGTTAAGGGAAAAGTCATCGAAGCCTTATATAACGGCGCTCCGGTGGTCACCACCTCCATTGGTGCAGAGGGAATCCCGGAGGCAGAAAAGGTTATGGTTGTGAGAGATGAGCCGGCTGCCTTTGCAGGGGATGTTATTTCCCTGTATCAGGATACGGAACGATGCAGGCAGATGAGTATGGAAACCCAGAATTATATCCGCAGCTATCATAGTATAGATGCTGCCTGGAACGTAATTGGAGAAGATTTTTAAACGGCAAACAGGTAAACCCGTCCCGGTATGACCGGGCGCGGTGCCATGCCGTTTTAAGCCTGTGGCTGTGCCGGACGGCAGATTGCAAGGGCGTACTTGAATGAAGAGAAAGGAACTATGGAGAAAGTAAGGGGAAAGGAAGAGGATCGCATGGAAGAGAAAAAAATAGACCGGCTTCTGTTCTGGGATATTTTAAAGGGGATCGGAATCGTATCCATTGTGTTTGGTCATTCACAGAACCTGGGGATTGCCATTCGGACGGTGTATTATTACCATCTGGCTATATTCTTTTTCATTTCAGGATACTTCTATAATGAAGAGCGCTACGGGGATGCCCCCTTTGACTTTTTTGCAAGGCGGTTAAAGAATATGTGGGTGCCCTATTTCTGTTATGGAGGCCTGTTCGTTTTACTACATAACCTGCTTTCAAAGTATCTGCTTTTTCTGTCTGATGCGCACTACGGCAAAAAGGAGATGATCCTTGCCATGGCAAATACCCTGTTCTTACGATGCCCGGAAGGACCGTCAGGAGCGATGTGGTTCGTGCCTCTTATGCTGGGGGCAGGAACAGGCTTTTCGGTCATTCTCTGGTTCTGCAGGAACTATCTCCCGGATTCTTTCCGGCCATGGGCAGCAGCGGCTCTCTGTGTTGGAGCAGGGCTTTTTGGTGTAGTCCTCATCCGGAGAGAGATTTTCTTAAACTACCACCTTCAGACAGCCCTATTGGTGATTCCGGTTTACTATGGCGGATATGCTGTGCGGACATGGAAGATTTCCATTGAAAAATATGTAACATGGTATGGTGCTGCTTTGTGCGCAGGGCTTTTCTATTATTTCCTGATGTTTACAGAGGAAAGTGTGGAGCTGTCCGCCAATCAGATACCAGGAGGGATCAACTTTTATATCATTTCTGCAGCCGGTATTTATCTCTGCTGCTATGCAGCTAAGTGTTTGCAGAAGGCTCCGATCGCAGGGAAGACTGCGGCCTTGCTTGGAAAATATTCCTTTGACATCATGGCTCTGCATTTTCTGGCATTTAAGGTCTGCGACTGGATTTATGCCCAGATGATACTGGAGCCCGCAGAAAATCAGGGAGGCTTCCCTCATTCCTATCCAGAACTTCATGTTCTGTATTTTGTTATGGGAATTGTCCTTCCGGTCTTATTTGCAATTGGGGCAAGAAAGGTCATTCATGGCCTGGGAGGCATGCTTCGGTCCCGGTCAGGGAATCCGGGGAAATGATCTTCCTGGATTGTTCTAAAGGATATATGATATACTAACCACGAAAGCAATGAGCAGTGCGAAATAAGGCTGGGAAAGATTATTTTTGTACTTGTACATAATAAAAAATCTCATGGCTTACTTCATAGGGCGTAAGCCGTAAGTACGTATACCGTAAGTATGTATACCGCAGGTTTTATGTTCTGCACTGTGGACTTATGTTATAATAACCATAAGAAATAATATCAGGAGGGTACAGTTATGCAGGCAGTTTTACTGGCAGGCGGCCTAGGCACACGGCTCCGTTCCGTAGTAAGCGACAGACCAAAGCCTATGGCCCTGATCGGAGACAAGCCATTTATGGAATATGTAGTATTGGAGCTGGTCCGCTATGGAGTGACGGAGATAATTTTCGCCGTGGGCTATAAAGGCTCGATGGTAGAAGAATATTTTAAAGACGGATCTAAATGGGGGATACGGGTTTCTTATGCTTATGAAGAAGAGTTGTTAGGAACCGCAGGAGCCATTAAAAATGCAGGATCTCAAATACATTCAGACCGATTCTTAGTACTAAATGCTGATACTTTTTACCGGATTGATTACAACAAGCTTATGGAACTTGGCAAAGAACGGGATTTAGACATGGCCCTGGTACTCCGGGAGGTGCCAGATGTGTCCCGTTACGGACAGGCAGTTTTAGAAGACGGCTGGCTTACTGCCTTTAATGAGAAGATGGAAGAAAAACGCCGGGGAACCATAAACGGCGGCATTTATTTACTCAGGCGCGATCTGCTTGATGAGATCCCTGAAGGAAAGGTGTCCCTGGAACAGGTAATGATTCCAAAGTGGCTTTCAGAAGGGAAAAAGCTGGGCGGCCTTGTAAGCAGCGGGTATTTCATTGATATAGGAATTCCGGAGGATTATTACCGGTTTGCAGAAGATGTAGGGAAACACCTTACAGGTATACCTTTACACCCGATGAAGCGGGGTGCGCTGTGCCCGGAGAGCATGGGCGGAGAGGGGAAAGGAGAGGTGAACTTATGGTAATCAGAGGACGTGCTCCCCTGCGGGTGAGCTTTGGCGGAGGAGGAACCGATGTAGCTCCCTTCTGTGTGGAACAGGGAGGAGCCATCATCGGCAGCACCATCAATAAGTACGCATACTGCTCCATCGTACCAAGGGATGATGATCAGATCATCGTTCATTCTCTGGACTTTGATATGACGGTCAAGTACAACACGAATGAAAATTATGTATATGACGGACGCCTGGATCTGGTGACGGCGGCATTAAAGGCAATGGATATCAAGCAGGGCTGTGAGGTGTACTTACAGTGCGATGCCCCTCCCGGATCAGGCCTTGGTACATCCTCCACCGTTATGGTGGCCTTATTAACGGCCATGGCCAAATGGAAAGGCGTGGAAATGGACAGCTATGCCATGGCAGACTTAGCCTATCAGGTGGAGAGAGAGGATTTAAAGATCGACGGCGGCTACCAGGACCAGTATGCTGCTACCTTTGGAGGCTTTAACTTCATCGAGTTCCACGGCCGCAACAATGTGGTGGTTAACCCTCTCCGCATAAAAAAAGAGATTATCCATGAGCTGCAGTACAATCTGCTTCTTTGCTATACAGGAAACATCCATGTATCCGCCAACATCATAAAAGACCAGGTGAAAAACTACGAAAAGAAGGATCCATTCGATGCTATGTGTGAGGTAAAAGCGCTTTCTTATGCCATGAAGGATGAACTGTTAAAAGGTAACCTTTACAGCTTTGGAAAGCTTCTGGATTATGGCTGGAAGAGCAAGAAGCGCATGAGCAGCAAGATCTCCACTCCCCATATTGACGAGCTTTACGAGGAGGCATTAAAGGCTGGTGCTCTGGGCGGAAAGCTTTTAGGAGCCGGAGGAGGAGGTTTCCTTCTGGTGTACTGTCCCTATAACGTCCGTCATAAGGTGGCTGCACGTATGGAAGCAGCCGGAGGACAGCTTACGGACTGGAACTTTGAACTTCGGGGCGCCCAGGCGTGGGTCACAGACGAAAAACGCTGGGATTACCAAGAGGTCCGGGTTGCTATACCAGGAGGCGAATATCACTTTCAAGTGTAGATATAAAAAGTCTTAATGCAGATTCTCGCGCCGGAGCACGGCTGCTACGGCAATCCTACTACATTTATGGGCTACACGCATTTATAGCGGAGCGCCTGTCAGTTAAAAAGAGCAGAAAAAGGAGGGGGGAAACCATGGACAGAATCGTATTTTTAGACCGGGATGGAACCATCAACGAAGAAGTAGAATACCTGCACCGGCCTAATGACCTGGTGATCCTTCCAGGAGTGCCGGAAGCCTTAAGGCGGCTTAGGGAGCAGGGATTTAAGCTTGTGGTAGTCACCAATCAGGCCGGTGTGGCAAGAGGATATTATGGGGAAGAGGATGTGAGAGCTCTCCATGAATATTTAAACAGCCTTCTTACAAAAGAAGGAGCCCAGATAGACCGCTTTTATTACTGCCCCCACCATCCGGTTCATGGGATCGGAAAATACCGGGTGGAATGTCACTGCCGGAAGCCAGAAACAGGGATGTTTGAAATGGCAGAGACAAGCTTTCAGGTGGACAAGTCCCATTCATATATGATCGGAGATAAGCTTCTGGATACAGAAGCTGGAAAAAGATATGGAGTGAACACAATATTAGTAGGGACCGGATATGGAAAAGAATTATACGGCAATCTGACCCAGTCAGAGAAAAGGAATTCTTTTGACTTCTATGCCCCTGCCATGAAAGAAGCTGCAGACTGGATACTGAACAGAGAAGGAGTGTGAGAAACATGGAACCTATGAACTATTTAGAAGAGCTGATCGAACGTTATCCTGTGCTGGCTGGCGTAAAGCCTCAGATCAGGGAAGCTTACGAGATCCTGGAATCATGTTATGAAAACGGCGGAAAGCTGCTGATCGCAGGAAACGGGGGTAGCTGTGCGGATGCAGAGCACATTGTAGGAGAATTGATGAAGGGTTTTGTAAAGCGCCGTCCTGTATCAGAAGATTTTGCTGCAAAGCTCTTAGAGGCAGACCAAGCGCTTGGTAAGGAGCTAGGAGATAAGCTTCAGGGAGGTCTTCCGGCCATTGCCTTAACCGGCCATCCCAGCCTTTCCACAGCATTTTTAAACGATGTGGACGGGGAAATGATCTACGCCCAGCAGACGTATGGATACGGAAAGAAGGGGGATGTATTTTTAGGAATATCCACCTCCGGTAATGCGAAGAATGTTATGTATGCCGTAACAGCAGCAAAGGCTATTGGCATGAAAACCATCGGTCTTTCCGGGAAAGACGGAGGGCTTTTAAAGATGGGAGCGGATGTGACAGTAGTGGTTCCGGAAACAGAGACATTTAAAATTCAGGAACTCCACCTACCGGTTTACCATGCCCTCTGCCTGATGTTAGAGGAACGATTCTTTTAAGCGTGAATTAAAATAAGAAAGGGGCTAAAGATGAAAGATAAAAAGTGGAAAGCTGAGTGGAAGGAAGAGATCATCGCAGCCGCGCTTTTGCTGGGATTTGCTTTTTTCATAAACAGAGGAATAGAGATAAAAGGGCTTTATATGGATGATTTATATCTTTGGTCCTGTTACGGAGAGCAGTCTTTCCGTGAATTTGTATTCCCTCTGGGAAGCACCCGGTTCCGTTTTGTCTATTATCTGGCGGCCTGGCTGGAACTGATGGTCTTCGGAAACCACATCGGCTGGTTCGTACCTTTTAATATCCTTTTAAACAGCTGTATCGCCTATACGGTTTACCGGTTTGGAAAGCGTTTGTCAGGCAGGCGGATCATTGGCTTTTTGTGCGGGATTTTATACCTGCTCTCCCGGATGTCTTATTACCAGATCAGCCAGGTATACGGACTGATGGAAAGCATGGCGCTGTGGGCAGCTATCGGCATTTTCTACTGTCTCTACCGTTATCTCTCCGATGAAGAGGAGAGAAGGTGGCTTGTACCGGCTGCAACGGTAATGTATTTCTCTGTCTGCTTCATTCATGAACGCTATATGGTGCTTCTGCCCTTATTTTATGCCGCGTTTCTCATGAAAAAGGAGAGGAGTCTAAAGCCGTGGCTGAGCATTACCGGGGCATTCCTGGCGGTTCAGGTGATCCGCTTTCTTACCATCGGAAGTATTTCTCCGGCAGGGACAGGTGGAACGGATGTGGCGGATACCTTCCATCTTTCGGAAACTATCCGGTATGCCTTAAGCCAGGTGCTTTACTTATTTGGAATCAATGCAGGCCCTGATCATTTAAATGGACTTAGCTGGGGAAGATCACCTTACTGGGTTCATGTTCTTGTAGTGTTTGCAGATTTCTTTCTCCTTATTATGACCGTGATTTTTCTTGTAACAGTTATACGGGAACGGAAGCAGCTTAAAAAACGTCTTCCTGTAATCTGCTTGTTTCTTTTATTTATCGCCCTGTGCATCGGCTCTTCAAGCGTCACCATAAGGGTGGAGACCCGGTGGATCTATGTTTCCATGACAGCGGCGTGGTTATTCGCAGCTTACATGTGCGGTGTGGTAAAGCGTACCAGGCCTCTGATATACTGCGGTCTGTTTCTGCTTTACGGCATTCTCATGCTTCCGGTAGAAAGTTTTTACCGGGGTAAATATGAGAATCTTTATTACTGGTCTTCCCAGCTGCGGTACAATTCCCTGGCAGAAGAGACTTTCGGGAAATATAAGGCTGAGATATTCGGAAAGAAAATTTACATCATCGGCAATTCCTACGAGATGAGCGATTTTACTGCCAGGACCTTTTTCAAAACCTTTGATAAAGAACGGCTGGCAGAAGGAACCGAAGTTACTTTTATTGAATCCATCCACGATATCGGCCTGGTAACTCCAAACATGCTGATACTGAGGGAAGATCCGGCCCATAACGCATTTCAGGATGTAACGGAATTTGTCCGGAACTTAAAATTTGAGTCGGTCTATGGCTGTTATGAGGACGGTTGGCTGGATGAAAGCGCCAAAGTCCGGATCATGGCAGGGAAAGAAGGCAAGATCGGATTTAAATTCTATTATCCTGGCGTTATTACCGGTCTGGAACAGATTACTGTGACCATAAATGGAACAGAAAACCAGGTCATCCCCATCACTTCCAATACGGTAACAGCTGAAATTGACACGACAGCCTTTCAGGTTACGGAGCTTACTTTTGAAAGCAACTTTTACTACGAAAATGCATCGGAGCAAAGAGGAGAAAAGCACCTCTCCGTCGTTGCTTCCATAACCGCAAATTAAGGGCATAGGAGAAACGCATGAATAGAAAGTATCTGTACGGCCTGTTTCCCCTTTTGGGGACTGTTTTTGGCCTCTGGTATATCTTTACGGCAACCTGTGACGGAATCTATACCGATTACGTCCGCCTTGTGAACAGTTATCTGCCTGACGTATGGAATCCGGCTAAGTTTTTTGTGCCGGATGTCCTGACCAGGATTCCGGCCAATTATCTGGGAAGGATCCTTAATGTATCACTTTTCGGATACAACACCATGTTTGACCGTGTGTTAGGCGTCCTGGCCCTCGGACTTTCCGGCCTTGCCCTGGGAAGCTACTGCAGCCGCAGGAAGGTTTCTCCTGGCTGGTTTGGGGCTTTAATGATCGTACTTTTCAGCCTTAATAAGTGGGAAATGCTGACCAATGGAAGTGGTTGGGCCCATTTCCTGTCTTTTGCCTGTTTCTATTACCATTATGAGGTGATGGACCGGGTATGGAGCGGACAGGAAAAGAAATATGACAGAGTAAAGCTCATGCTTCTTCCGCTTTTTACAACACTTCTGGTGGCAGGCCCCTACTGTGCAATCTATTCGGTGACGGTAATAATAGCCTGCGGTCTCATGTTCCTGTTAAAAAAGGGCAATTCGAGAAAGGGCTGGGGGTTATACGGCCTCTGTGCACTGATTCCTCTTCTCCTTTATTTGTGGAGCAATGCCTATGCGGTGGAAGACCATGCGGCCCCGGCGACCGTGCCTCTTCTTGTCCAGTTGAGAGATACGCCCGGTTTTTTTGTCCGTTTTTTCGTAAAGTCTTTTTCCTCCATGGTAATAGAAGGGGAGCAGGCAGAGTACATCTTTCGGACCAATACACCGTTTCTGATCCTTGGTTTTCTGGTTATCCTGCTGTATCTGTTTGCGCTATGGTTAAATTTGCGGTACCGTCTGTATGAGAAGACGGTTCTGCCTGCCATTCTCATAGTATCGGGTGGACTGAACCACGTGCTCATTCTATTGTCCAGGTGGATATTCCTTCAGGAAAATTATGGCTTAAGCTCAAGATATGCCCTTCAGTTCCAGTCCGGGATCCTTGGGATCTTGCTGACCTTTGCCTTATTATCGAAGCAGTGGAAGAGTATGGGTAAGACTTTCCTTAGAATCGCTGCCTGCGGGGCTTGTGTGATGTTTCTGGCAGGAAACTGCTATACCACATATACAGAGATAAAAAAGGCCCCTAACCGCAGAGACAGCTTTGAAAGAATGGCGGTGTTAGCCCTAAACTTTGAAGCAGTTACGGATGATGAACTGCGGGAGGGTTTTGAATACAGGCGCAACCTGCCTGACAGTGGGGCCAAGGTGCGGAGTGCGCTTACGATATTAAAGGAAAACGGATACAGTGTATTCCGAAATGATTTTAAACGATAACTGATCCGGTAGCTACATCAGTATACAAAATGACAGACGGGGGTTTTTATGGGTCGATTGCAGAAACATAAATATGGAGTCCTGCTGTTTATGGTTTTTTCAGCGGCAGGGATCCTGTATTCTCTGAATCAGATTTTAAACCAGGAAGTTTTTCAGTGGATTATGAACCAGAGGGAATATAAGACCATGATGGCAGAGACGGCAGAGCTGTTTGCTGCCTTCTGTTTGTCAGGATTTTTATTCCCTAAGAGCAGACAGAAACTTGTGGCGGTGGTCCTTATTACGGCCGTCTTTTTGTGGGCGCATGTGGCCTTTGTTCCGGTACTTGTATCCGGTCTTTATCTGGCATATATCCTGTTTTTTGGACGTTTTCTCCGGGTATCCTTATGGAGACTTCCAAAGGATGACGGGGTGGCTTCTGACTTTCTCACCGGCGCTGTCTTTCTCATCGGTATATTTTGCTTAATGTCAGCTGTTGGCATAGGCTCCATCGGCCACCTGACCGTGTTTGTCTTTATCAGCGGCGGGATCCTGCTTCTTTTCGGAAGGTCCTGTCTGGGAGGCGAAGGGAATGGGTCTGGTTTGGCTTTCAGCGGCAAAGAGATTTTTTTACTGGCATTTCTCCTGACCATGGTGTGCCTCCAGGCGGGGCGGCTTAACATTGCCGTGGATTACGACAGCCTGTGGTATGGGGTCAGGTCCCGGTATATCCTGGACAATGGACATGGGATTTACGAAAATCTGGGAACCATAGGGATCGTCTACACCTATTCCAAAGGTTTTGAGGTTTTGACCCTGCCCCTGTCCCAGCTTCCCTCCTATAGCTTTGTGACCTCAATCAATCTGTGGCTGTCTCTGGGAGTCCTTTTTATGGGTTACAAAATCGGACGGTTTTATATGAAGCGGGATCAGGCGGTCTTTTTGGCGGCCCTGCTGTCAGGTGTTCCAGGCATAATGAATATGGCAGTCACAGCCAAAAGCGATATCATTACGCTGTTTGTCCAGGAGATCATGTTGTATTACCTGCTGTGCTATATAAAAGCGGGGCAAAAGTCCTGGCGTTATCTGTGCTACGGCACTGCAGCCTTTTTTCTCAGTCTGACTTTAAAACCAACAGCTCTGATCTTTTCCACCGCTGTCTTTGGAATGGGATTTTTATATCTGTTAGGGAAGTTTTTGCTTCCCAGATTCGGAGCGGAAGGGGGAAATATCGGTGGGTTGGCAGTTGTGGCAGGCGCACTTTTGGCTTTAGGAGGTATCTGGGCAAGAACTCAGGTATTAACAGGTCTTCCCCTTACCTCGGTGTTCTCCTCCTTTCTTACAAGGATAGGATTTCATTTGAAATATCCGTTCATGGTTAATACCATACCCAATTCCGGCTCCGGAATGTCTCTAGAGGAAAGGACCGTACACCTGGCAAACCGACTACATGGATTTTTCTTTTGCCCTGTAGGAGAGGATATGGATCATGTGATCCTCGCCTGGGGTGGATTTCTGCTGTACTTTCTTCTCTTATTGTGGATTGTAAGCTGTTTTTACGGCAAGAATGTGGATAGAGGGAAAAAATCTCACCTGTCCGTTTTCTTGAAAGTCATCTATGTACCGTTTTTGGTGGTCAATCTTATCAGTTTAGGTATGCTGACCCAGGTTGACGGGAATTATTTCATGCTGTTCTATGTACTTACAGCGGTCTATGTCTTAAAGGCAGCGGTAGAAACAGGGGAAAAGACTGTCTGGCGGGGAGGCGTAGGAGCCGGAGTCTGGGTGCTTATGTTTGCTGTGTTTTTTACAGCCATGACCAGCTGGAATTGGAGCCTTGGCTTTACACCTGTGTCATTTCGTCATAAAGGCTATTATAACCATCAGGAAGCCGCCAGACAGGACATGGTATCAAAGGGAAATGGAGATATATGGGATATCCTTGCTGCCGACCCGGAGACCCGTCTTATTGCCATTGGAGACCATCCGGATGTACTGGCATTCCCATGTAACGTTCAGTCTTATGATGATATAACCGGGGTATGGGGAAATGTGGCCCTGGTAAAGAAAATGGATTATTTCGTGGAATTTATGGATTATGCAAAATCAGATTATGTTTATGTCCAGGCAGGCTATACGGGAGAAGAGAACCGTTCCTATACCCTGGTTAGGGATTTGATCGAATGGGGAAAACTGGTACCTGTGTGTTATGATAATGGAAACCTTTTGGCCGCGGTAGAGGTGAATGGGGATTACAGCGAAAAATCAACACGGGCATTGACAGAATTTGAACAATGTTATATAAAAAAGAAAGCGAATGATAATCAATAGCATATCCACTTGATTCATTAGGAGGCACATATGGGAAAAACAATATCGGTCGTGGTATCATGCTACAACGAGGAACTGGCTCTTGACCAGTTCTATCAGGAAACGGCCAGAATTTTAAATAAACTTAACTGGGACTATGAACTGATTTTTGTCAATGACGGAAGCCAGGATGGCACCATGAAGATTCTGGACGGCTTGTCCAGGAAAGATAAAAAGGTAAAGGTCATCAGCTTTTCCAGAAACTTCGGACATGAGGCAGCTATGATTGCCGGTCTGGATTACAGCAGCGGGGATGGGATCGTCTGCATGGATGCGGATTTACAGCATCCTCCCCAGTATTTGCCGGAAATCGTCAGGAAGCTTGAGGAAGGCTATGATGTCATCAATATGGTGCGAACGAAAAATGAGTCCGCAGGCTGGTTTAAGAATTTTGCCTCCTCTGCCTTTTACCATTTGATCAACGTACTTTCCGATGTAAAATTTGAACCAAACGCTTCTGACTTTTTTGTGATTTCCAGGCGGGCTGGTGAGGTGCTTCGGGATAATTACAGGGAAAAGGTACGTTTTTTGCGGGGATATGTGCAAAACATCGGGTTTAACCGGACTACCATTGAATATGAGGCAGGAACAAGGGTAGCAGGAGAAAGCAAATACAGCATTAAAAAGCTGATGGCCTTTTCACTGAATACCATCATGTGCTTTTCTAATCTGCCTCTAAAGCTTGGGATCTATGCCGGGGGCGGTGCAGGCATCCTGGGAATCATCATGATGATTTACACCATATGGAGCTGGGCAAGGGTAGGGACGCCAAACGGGTATGCTACCACCATTGTGCTGATCTGCTTTATGTTTTCGGTGCTGTTCCTGATTGTGGGGATTATTGGTAATTACATTGCCATCCTGTTCGCGGAGCTTAAGGACAGGCCTATTTATATTGTTGGAGAGACGAAGAATTTTTCGGAGTAGATAAAGATTTTGAGATAAAGATTTTGGGATAAAGATTTTGGGATAAAGACTTTGTGATAAAGACTTTGTGATAAAGACTTTGGGATAAAGACTTTGGGATAAAGACTTTGTGATAAAGATTTTGAGATAAAGACTTTGAGATGAAGATTTTGAGATAAAGACTTTGAGATGAAGATTTTGGGATAAAGATTTAAGATAAGAAATGCGCTTTGAATCGGGCTTAAAAAGCCGTTTTTCAAAGCGCATTCTCTTGTTTATCGAACTTTATAGTGCTATTTTTTTGTATGAGATGTCATTGCGGATCTGCTTTGCAACAGGCAACCTACTCATCTGCAGTCTATTAATGTATTCCAGGACCGATTTCTTTTGTTTGGTTAGTGGCAGAATCGGTAGGAGCTGTTTCTGTCCCCGTTTGACCGGCCTGGCTTTCTGTAGTGTTATTTCCTTCTGTCTGCTGGGTGGTTGCCTGAGGAGTCATAGTACATACTCCGTTAGCATCAGCGGTATAGGAAACTCCATCAAGTA is a genomic window of Lacrimispora sphenoides containing:
- a CDS encoding acyltransferase family protein, whose product is MEKVRGKEEDRMEEKKIDRLLFWDILKGIGIVSIVFGHSQNLGIAIRTVYYYHLAIFFFISGYFYNEERYGDAPFDFFARRLKNMWVPYFCYGGLFVLLHNLLSKYLLFLSDAHYGKKEMILAMANTLFLRCPEGPSGAMWFVPLMLGAGTGFSVILWFCRNYLPDSFRPWAAAALCVGAGLFGVVLIRREIFLNYHLQTALLVIPVYYGGYAVRTWKISIEKYVTWYGAALCAGLFYYFLMFTEESVELSANQIPGGINFYIISAAGIYLCCYAAKCLQKAPIAGKTAALLGKYSFDIMALHFLAFKVCDWIYAQMILEPAENQGGFPHSYPELHVLYFVMGIVLPVLFAIGARKVIHGLGGMLRSRSGNPGK
- a CDS encoding nucleotidyltransferase family protein is translated as MQAVLLAGGLGTRLRSVVSDRPKPMALIGDKPFMEYVVLELVRYGVTEIIFAVGYKGSMVEEYFKDGSKWGIRVSYAYEEELLGTAGAIKNAGSQIHSDRFLVLNADTFYRIDYNKLMELGKERDLDMALVLREVPDVSRYGQAVLEDGWLTAFNEKMEEKRRGTINGGIYLLRRDLLDEIPEGKVSLEQVMIPKWLSEGKKLGGLVSSGYFIDIGIPEDYYRFAEDVGKHLTGIPLHPMKRGALCPESMGGEGKGEVNLW
- a CDS encoding GHMP family kinase ATP-binding protein; translated protein: MVIRGRAPLRVSFGGGGTDVAPFCVEQGGAIIGSTINKYAYCSIVPRDDDQIIVHSLDFDMTVKYNTNENYVYDGRLDLVTAALKAMDIKQGCEVYLQCDAPPGSGLGTSSTVMVALLTAMAKWKGVEMDSYAMADLAYQVEREDLKIDGGYQDQYAATFGGFNFIEFHGRNNVVVNPLRIKKEIIHELQYNLLLCYTGNIHVSANIIKDQVKNYEKKDPFDAMCEVKALSYAMKDELLKGNLYSFGKLLDYGWKSKKRMSSKISTPHIDELYEEALKAGALGGKLLGAGGGGFLLVYCPYNVRHKVAARMEAAGGQLTDWNFELRGAQAWVTDEKRWDYQEVRVAIPGGEYHFQV
- a CDS encoding D-glycero-alpha-D-manno-heptose-1,7-bisphosphate 7-phosphatase, whose product is MDRIVFLDRDGTINEEVEYLHRPNDLVILPGVPEALRRLREQGFKLVVVTNQAGVARGYYGEEDVRALHEYLNSLLTKEGAQIDRFYYCPHHPVHGIGKYRVECHCRKPETGMFEMAETSFQVDKSHSYMIGDKLLDTEAGKRYGVNTILVGTGYGKELYGNLTQSEKRNSFDFYAPAMKEAADWILNREGV
- a CDS encoding D-sedoheptulose-7-phosphate isomerase, yielding MEPMNYLEELIERYPVLAGVKPQIREAYEILESCYENGGKLLIAGNGGSCADAEHIVGELMKGFVKRRPVSEDFAAKLLEADQALGKELGDKLQGGLPAIALTGHPSLSTAFLNDVDGEMIYAQQTYGYGKKGDVFLGISTSGNAKNVMYAVTAAKAIGMKTIGLSGKDGGLLKMGADVTVVVPETETFKIQELHLPVYHALCLMLEERFF
- a CDS encoding sodium:solute symporter; this encodes MGRLQKHKYGVLLFMVFSAAGILYSLNQILNQEVFQWIMNQREYKTMMAETAELFAAFCLSGFLFPKSRQKLVAVVLITAVFLWAHVAFVPVLVSGLYLAYILFFGRFLRVSLWRLPKDDGVASDFLTGAVFLIGIFCLMSAVGIGSIGHLTVFVFISGGILLLFGRSCLGGEGNGSGLAFSGKEIFLLAFLLTMVCLQAGRLNIAVDYDSLWYGVRSRYILDNGHGIYENLGTIGIVYTYSKGFEVLTLPLSQLPSYSFVTSINLWLSLGVLFMGYKIGRFYMKRDQAVFLAALLSGVPGIMNMAVTAKSDIITLFVQEIMLYYLLCYIKAGQKSWRYLCYGTAAFFLSLTLKPTALIFSTAVFGMGFLYLLGKFLLPRFGAEGGNIGGLAVVAGALLALGGIWARTQVLTGLPLTSVFSSFLTRIGFHLKYPFMVNTIPNSGSGMSLEERTVHLANRLHGFFFCPVGEDMDHVILAWGGFLLYFLLLLWIVSCFYGKNVDRGKKSHLSVFLKVIYVPFLVVNLISLGMLTQVDGNYFMLFYVLTAVYVLKAAVETGEKTVWRGGVGAGVWVLMFAVFFTAMTSWNWSLGFTPVSFRHKGYYNHQEAARQDMVSKGNGDIWDILAADPETRLIAIGDHPDVLAFPCNVQSYDDITGVWGNVALVKKMDYFVEFMDYAKSDYVYVQAGYTGEENRSYTLVRDLIEWGKLVPVCYDNGNLLAAVEVNGDYSEKSTRALTEFEQCYIKKKANDNQ
- a CDS encoding glycosyltransferase family 2 protein — encoded protein: MGKTISVVVSCYNEELALDQFYQETARILNKLNWDYELIFVNDGSQDGTMKILDGLSRKDKKVKVISFSRNFGHEAAMIAGLDYSSGDGIVCMDADLQHPPQYLPEIVRKLEEGYDVINMVRTKNESAGWFKNFASSAFYHLINVLSDVKFEPNASDFFVISRRAGEVLRDNYREKVRFLRGYVQNIGFNRTTIEYEAGTRVAGESKYSIKKLMAFSLNTIMCFSNLPLKLGIYAGGGAGILGIIMMIYTIWSWARVGTPNGYATTIVLICFMFSVLFLIVGIIGNYIAILFAELKDRPIYIVGETKNFSE